DNA sequence from the Halorussus limi genome:
GTCCGTTCCACTCGTCGGCCAGCACGCCGAAGTACCGAACGTCGACGTACTCACCGCCGGTGAACGCCTCGTCCCGGTGGACGCCCTCCTCCTCGAACCCCAACTTCTCCCAGATGCGCGCCGACGCCGGATTGGTGGCGAGGACGCGCGCCGTCACGCGCCGCATCCGGAGTTCGTGGAAGGCGTGGTCGGTCAGGAGGCGCGACGCTTCGGTGCCGTACCCCTCGCCGTGGTAGTCGGTCGCGAGCCACAGGCCGATTTCGCAGTTGCCCGCCCGCGAGTTCAGGTCGTGAAGCCCGATAACGCCGGATATCTCGCCGTCCGCGCAGATAGCGAGGTTCACGTCCTCCTGATTCGAGACGCGCTCCTCGAAGTACTCGCGCTCCTGTTCGGCGTTGAGCGGGTGCGCGGTCGTCAGGCCCTCGCGCACGTCGGGGTCGTTGACGGTGTCGCGCATGAACTCGATGTCGTCCTCCTCGATGGTTCGGAGCGTGACCGAGTCTCCTCGGAGGAACACTGCGCCGGGCATACTCGCGGGTATTCGGGGTGTGAGTATAATAGATGGGGTCGTGTGAAA
Encoded proteins:
- a CDS encoding GNAT family N-acetyltransferase, whose product is MPGAVFLRGDSVTLRTIEEDDIEFMRDTVNDPDVREGLTTAHPLNAEQEREYFEERVSNQEDVNLAICADGEISGVIGLHDLNSRAGNCEIGLWLATDYHGEGYGTEASRLLTDHAFHELRMRRVTARVLATNPASARIWEKLGFEEEGVHRDEAFTGGEYVDVRYFGVLADEWNGRES